The Brachypodium distachyon strain Bd21 chromosome 4, Brachypodium_distachyon_v3.0, whole genome shotgun sequence nucleotide sequence CAAAGTGGTCGGTCATAGATGTGCCTTCGGCAGATAATTTAGTTTAGTGCTGGTGAATTTGCCGTTATTATGGGATTATGGGGATGATTTGGCGGAATGCTAGAGGGAACAATACCAACATTGCTTAAATGTAAAGGAATTTCCTGATTTGCTGTTCAGGTTTCATCAATCCGTGCAAGCAAGTCTGATGATAAGAGGTTGTATATATTCAGTGGAACTAAGACGTTACACTTGAGGTGTGAAACTGAGGAGGACAGGAATGCATGGGTAGAGTCTTTGCTGTCGGCGAAAGATCGCTTCCCGCGGTCGTTGACAAGCAACGATTTTGGTCCGGTGGCAGATATTGCATTGTCCACTGAGAAGCTGAGGGTGCGGCTGCTTCAGGAGGGGCTGAATGAAACTGTGGTCAAGGAATGCGAATCTATTATGACGACTGAGCTGCTGGAGCTGCACAACCAGATGAAgtctcagcagcagcagcattcTGTTTTGGTAGACCGGCTCCGGCAACTTGAGGTAGTTTAAGACGATGTTCTGTACTTTCTATTGGTTTTCCCATGCTTTTCGTAATGCAATTTCCAGATTCCAGCAATAGGAAAGGTATTTATCCTTTTTGCACACAAAACCAGTCCAATGGTTGGTGCTTCACATCACATACTATTTTGGCATGGGCATACTAGGAGGGCTCTTCTAATTGATGGTCTTAATTGCTTGGTATATATCACCATTACCAGTTTCTGTCTGTTTGTTACATGGTCGCACCCTGAATACAGTACTATATCCATGGAAATTTTACGGATGGTCTGGAACATCTTGCGAACATGAATGGTGGATATAGAATCCTTTGAGTAAACGTGAGATTCATTTAAATTCCTTCTGATTCATTGGAATCCAGTTAGCTGTGGTTAATTACTTTTAGTTTTGTATATTGAAAAACATTGGTTTGCAGCATAGGACAGTTTTATGGCTTAATCTGAAATAATTAGTTGTGTTATGGAAGTATGAATTAGTGGTTGAGTCGTAAGGCACACTTCAATTGTATAAGCTGCACATTGTTGGTAGCTCCATATAAAGTTCTCTTTCTTCTGCataattttatttgttttgaagTGACAATCTGTTTTGCCGTAAACTTAAGGACTAAGGTCCATTTCTTTGGGTAGACAGAGAAAGTTGAGCTGGAGAGAACGGTTGTACATGAAACAAAAGAGCGGGAAGCGCATGGTTACACCAATGGCAGATATAGTGGTCAGTAGTTTCATCTTCATCATATTATATCTATTTTGGGATCTAGCTTgctcttttgtttttcaaacCTGAATCTATCTATTTTGATAAAATTATTCTTAACTTTATTTCTAGCCACATCATATCAGTTATACCACTTAAAGCAATTCACATTATAAATCCTTTTGTagtgctaattttttttatggttaTTTCATGCACTTTCAGCTAATTTTTGACTGCATTGTTGAATGTGCAGATTTCCATTCAGTATTATCAGGAGGGAGTGGAAGCGAATCTGATCCTGACACTGCAAGCCAAGTTGCAGACGTTGAatctgatgaagatgaagtgaCATACTTTGATACAAGAGATTTTCTGTCTGTAGAGTCTCTACGAAGTGCTTCTTCTCGAAGAAGGGAACTTCTGACAAATGGCTGCAGTGGATTAGAATATATTAGAGACTCCACTGTGAGTACTGTCAAATCTATTCAGTACCCCTTTGTTAAACGTCGAGATAAGTTGCCGGAGccaaaggagaaagagaagccTGTAGGATTATGGTCAATAATTAAAGAAAATATAGGGAAGGATCTGTCGGGTGTTTGTCTGCCTGTTTATTTCAATGAGCCTCTGTCTTCTTTGCAAAAGTGTTTTGAGGATCTGGAGTACTCTTACTTGGTTGACAATGCACTACAGTGGGGAAAGCAGGTATAGTTGATAAGTCAGCCCACCTCTCCGTATAATTCGTTCATTGATGCAAAATACTTCTGCTCCATTTATTATTGTCCATACACTTCATTTTCCCAGCTTTTGAGTTGACATTGTTTTTGTCAGTGTTAGATAGTTTAGCTCTGTACTTTTATAGTTGCTTCTGTGCATCATTTCTTGTTGACAAGATAGTTGCTTCATTTTCCCTTTGGGACTTGAATGCTTGATCCTGCCTGTTATGGAATTTATCTGACCTACAACATGACTATAGGAGTGTATGTGGATTGTGGAGATCTGTTGTCCATTTTGGCTCTAGGTTGTGGTCTAGGCAGCCAACGAGGTCCTCCAGTGGTGGAGAGGCGTTGATTCTGCAAGGAAGGATATCAGGTGGTTCCAGCGGTGTTGGTTTTGGAGCAGAGGCGTCACTAGTTGTGTTGATGCGGAGGGGCGTCGGCGTTGCGATGCTGATGTTGGTGTGGAAGCAACAGAGCAGATCTGAGGCAGCGGCTTATAAGCTGTGGTGCTAGGATTTCCAGTTTCCATATGGTTAAAGCCCATACATGCCTCTATCCTTCATTGTCTTCCCTCCATAGTGACCTCACCCTCTCCTATGATCTGGCTGTGCAGATATAAGGCTCTGGGTAAATGCCCGACTAGCGCTGTTTTGAACCTTGAGCATATGTGGCATTAGAATTATAGTTGTATCATGGGTAGATTTGCTTATCTAAGTGTCAAAAACCTTAGCCTTGGTTATGTCTGAGACCCTTGGTTAGCTAGATGTGGTGCTACTTTAGAGCCATGTGTTCATCTGAGCTCACCCGCCGTAGCGACCTTGCCCTCTCCTCTGACATGGCTATGCAGATACTAGGCGCTGACTAAAATGCCTATCTAGTGCTTTTTTGAATCTTGACTGTATGTGGCGTTAGAATTATAGTTGTGTCATAGGTAACTTTTTTGGGTCTATGCATATCTAAATATCAGAAACCTTAACCTTGACTAGTCAGCTACTCCGAGTTAAAGGCTTATAGCTAGATGTACTGCTATAGAGCTGTCTCCATGTGAGCGCGTGACAAAGTTTTGCACCTTTAGTTTTCTTTGTAGCATGGATCAATGTTTTTCATGTGAGCACGTGACAGTTGGATCAATGTTTTTCTGGGAAACAATAGCTTATTTCATTTACTTGGTACAATGGAATTGGCATATTTGAAACCATATAAATTAATGCAAGTCGATTTTCAAACATTAATATGCAGTTATTTGTTATTATATTTGATGTATCTCGTACATGTCCTGAAGTGTCCCATAGCAGTCCGTGTTTGTCATGAAGTTTGATGTGATATAGGCGGAAGTGTTAAATGTGATGCAGAAACTAGTAATCATTGAAACATTTGCCACATTCAGCTTATTTATTGATCGCATTTAGAACAATGATTGCTTAGTATGTTGTTCCACACGAACGGATGATATATTTAAAGGACTCGAATAGTTGGGCAGGTATATGGTTTATTCTAGGAACATTCATTATTTTCTACAGTTTGTGCTGTTATTTCCATATCAATCATTTGTATATTAGACAGTAGGTATCACTCAGCTTTATTGTTCTGTAGAGTTCTTAGTGCTGTATCCATCTGAACCATTCATATTTCATATGTGATCAATGCACCTGAACCTGCATCAAAATCTAATCTTAGAGGAACTGTTGCTGATTTATCATTTTGCTAACTCTTTTTTGGGCTGATGTTAGAAGATCGTCTGCCTTATAAATAGTTATCCGTCAACTCTTTCCGGAGTCTAATTTGAGTTTACTAACAAGAGTTGATGGACAAAAAGTGTACATCTCCTGTAGTTCATTCTAAATTCTGAAGTAGTATTTTCTTAAGTTGATGTTTTCTTTGTATCACCTTCTGCATATTGCATATCTTGGTCTTTTCCTTTTGTCTCATTGGACAACATGTAATGTTTTGCATATCCTCTATtctgacaaaaattatgagcaAAATATTTGATTTTAGTAACATACCATATTTAGTTGTGATTATTTCCAGGTTACTGAATATGGCAGATAGTATTCCTAGCTTTCTGCCCTCTTAATGACTTAACCTTTTGCCCTAAGGGTACTTTGCACTCGATACTTATCTGTTGTGTTTTGTAACAAACCAATTCTTGGTTAATACAATACAGGGTGACAGCTTGATGAGGATACTTCATGTTGCGGCTTTTGCAGTATCAAGCTATGCTTCAACAGAAGGTCGGCAATGCAAACCCTTCAATCCTCTACTTGGCGAAACATATGAAGCTGATTACCCAGATAAAGGACTTCGTTTTTTCTCTGAGAAGGTTGTGTGATTATTTGAAAACATTATGAGTTATTTCCGAATAGTGTTATCCTTGTTCATGACATTGCTTTTTTTAGAAACCTGTTCTTATTTTAAGTTCTGTTTATTTCAGGTCAGTCACCACCCGATGGTTGTTGCATGTCACTGTGATGGTAGAGGCTGGAAATTTTGGGGTGATTCGAATCTGAAAGGAAAGTTTTGGGGTCGATCCATCCAGCTTGA carries:
- the LOC100837736 gene encoding oxysterol-binding protein-related protein 1D, producing the protein MNPLCCIAPVSLDHAAEYHHRPRILAAAPTPPPPPQPEAAAPPQPEAGAAVAGVLHKWVNYGKGWRSRWFVLEDGVLSYYKLRGGGAGGAGNGDSSASTARVIGEGDALRRAREDAAAAGKQWKPFGEIHLKVSSIRASKSDDKRLYIFSGTKTLHLRCETEEDRNAWVESLLSAKDRFPRSLTSNDFGPVADIALSTEKLRVRLLQEGLNETVVKECESIMTTELLELHNQMKSQQQQHSVLVDRLRQLETEKVELERTVVHETKEREAHGYTNGRYSDFHSVLSGGSGSESDPDTASQVADVESDEDEVTYFDTRDFLSVESLRSASSRRRELLTNGCSGLEYIRDSTVSTVKSIQYPFVKRRDKLPEPKEKEKPVGLWSIIKENIGKDLSGVCLPVYFNEPLSSLQKCFEDLEYSYLVDNALQWGKQGDSLMRILHVAAFAVSSYASTEGRQCKPFNPLLGETYEADYPDKGLRFFSEKVSHHPMVVACHCDGRGWKFWGDSNLKGKFWGRSIQLDPIGVLTLQFDDGETFQWSKVTTSIYNIIIGKIYCDHYGTMRIKGSGHYSCKLKFKELSIIDRNPHQVHGFVQDNRTGQKVAMLIGKWDEAMYYVLGDPSAKPKWYDPMSEAVLLWERDKSMNQTRYNLSPFAISLNELAPHMLTKLPPTDSRLRPDQRHLENGEYEMANSEKLRLEQLQRQARRLQEKGWQPRWFRKDEDDSYCYVGGYWEAREKGNWDGIPEIFGQSSTLPGWS